From one Nonomuraea polychroma genomic stretch:
- the mtlA gene encoding PTS mannitol transporter subunit IICB, translated as MADTYTPPVTGTGVKATIQRIGGHLAGMIMPNIGAFIAWGLITALFIPTGWLPNEDLAKMVGPIISTLLPVLIAYTGGRMVHGQRGAVVGAVAVMGVVVGTEAPMFLGAMIIGPLTALILKYVDKFTEARTKAGFEMLVDNFSAGIVGGAMAIVGFLGIGPIVQAVTTAAGNAVEWLITNNLLPVASVLIEPAKVLFLNNAINHGVLSPLGVAQAAEQGKSILFMLESNPGPGLGLLLAYMLFGPRELRPSTPPAMIIHFFGGIHEIYFPYVLMKPRLIAAVIAGGAAGVFTFMITGAGLVATPSPGSIFAYIAVTPKGGWLGSSLGILVATAVSFAVAAVLLGFGRGEKAADEEVSSTEPATKEA; from the coding sequence ATGGCCGACACTTACACACCTCCGGTCACCGGAACCGGCGTCAAGGCCACCATCCAGCGCATCGGCGGCCACCTGGCCGGCATGATCATGCCGAACATCGGCGCGTTCATCGCCTGGGGCCTGATCACGGCGCTGTTCATCCCGACTGGCTGGCTGCCGAACGAGGACCTCGCGAAGATGGTCGGCCCGATCATCTCGACCCTGCTGCCGGTCCTCATCGCCTATACCGGCGGCCGGATGGTGCACGGGCAGCGCGGGGCCGTCGTCGGCGCGGTGGCGGTGATGGGCGTCGTGGTGGGCACCGAGGCCCCGATGTTCCTCGGCGCCATGATCATCGGCCCGCTCACCGCCTTGATCCTGAAATATGTGGACAAGTTCACCGAGGCGCGGACCAAGGCCGGTTTCGAGATGCTGGTGGACAACTTCTCCGCCGGCATCGTGGGCGGCGCGATGGCGATCGTCGGATTCCTCGGCATCGGGCCCATCGTGCAGGCGGTCACCACGGCCGCGGGCAACGCCGTCGAGTGGCTGATCACCAACAACCTGCTGCCCGTGGCGTCCGTGCTCATCGAGCCGGCCAAGGTGCTGTTCCTCAACAACGCCATCAACCACGGCGTGCTCAGCCCGCTCGGCGTCGCCCAGGCGGCCGAGCAGGGCAAGTCGATCCTGTTCATGCTGGAGTCGAACCCGGGCCCCGGTCTCGGGCTGCTGCTGGCGTACATGCTGTTCGGGCCGCGCGAGCTGCGGCCGAGCACACCCCCCGCGATGATCATCCACTTCTTCGGCGGCATCCACGAGATCTACTTCCCGTACGTGCTCATGAAGCCGCGCCTCATCGCCGCCGTCATCGCGGGCGGCGCGGCCGGGGTGTTCACGTTCATGATCACCGGGGCGGGCCTGGTCGCCACCCCGTCGCCCGGCAGCATCTTCGCCTACATCGCGGTCACCCCGAAGGGCGGCTGGCTGGGCTCCAGCCTCGGCATCCTCGTGGCCACAGCCGTGTCCTTCGCCGTCGCCGCCGTCCTGCTCGGCTTCGGCAGGGGCGAGAAGGCCGCCGATGAGGAAGTTTCCAGCACCGAACCCGCCACCAAGGAGGCGTAA
- the pfkB gene encoding 1-phosphofructokinase, producing MILTLTLNPSLDRTIAIGALDRGAVIRAAAAHLDPGGKGVNVSRALLANAVASRAVVPFGGDEGRQLVRLLAAEGLDMVTVPVAGPTRSNVTLAEPDGTITKINEPGTALSPGELDTIAEAVLAAAHEADWVVASGSLPPEVPADVYAALCRRFAEAGILVAVDTSGPALACALGAAPALVKPNVEELAAATGMPIRCLGDVVEAAGKLRAAGARTVLASLGADGAVLVEDSGIWYGEAPVTEPRSSVGAGDAMLAGFLAAGGHGPDALAQGLTWGAAAVRLPGSRMPGPDDIDPAGVAVGPPDPVRLLTSTPPAPAPLP from the coding sequence GTGATCCTCACCCTGACCCTCAACCCCAGCCTGGACCGCACCATCGCGATCGGCGCGCTCGACAGGGGCGCGGTCATCCGCGCCGCCGCCGCCCACCTGGATCCGGGCGGCAAGGGCGTGAACGTCTCGCGGGCCCTGCTCGCCAACGCCGTCGCGAGCAGGGCGGTGGTGCCGTTCGGCGGGGACGAGGGCAGGCAGCTCGTCCGTCTCCTCGCCGCCGAAGGGCTCGACATGGTCACCGTCCCGGTGGCCGGCCCGACCCGGTCGAACGTCACGCTCGCCGAGCCCGACGGCACCATCACCAAGATCAACGAGCCGGGCACGGCCCTGTCGCCCGGCGAGCTGGACACGATCGCCGAGGCGGTGCTGGCCGCCGCCCACGAGGCGGACTGGGTGGTCGCCTCCGGGAGCCTGCCGCCCGAGGTGCCCGCCGACGTCTACGCCGCGCTGTGCCGCAGGTTCGCCGAAGCAGGCATCCTCGTCGCCGTCGACACCAGCGGACCGGCGCTGGCCTGCGCGCTCGGCGCGGCACCGGCCCTGGTCAAGCCGAACGTGGAGGAGCTCGCGGCGGCCACCGGCATGCCCATCCGCTGCCTGGGCGACGTGGTGGAGGCCGCGGGTAAGCTGCGGGCGGCAGGCGCGCGCACGGTCCTGGCCAGCCTCGGCGCCGACGGCGCGGTGCTGGTCGAGGACTCCGGCATCTGGTACGGCGAGGCGCCGGTGACCGAGCCCCGCAGCTCCGTCGGCGCGGGCGACGCCATGCTGGCCGGGTTCCTGGCGGCCGGCGGGCACGGGCCCGACGCGCTGGCACAGGGGTTAACCTGGGGCGCCGCCGCCGTACGCCTGCCTGGCAGCCGCATGCCCGGCCCCGACGACATCGATCCGGCCGGCGTCGCAGTCGGCCCGCCCGACCCGGTCCGCCTGCTCACCTCCACCCCGCCCGCACCCGCTCCTCTCCCGTAA
- a CDS encoding DeoR/GlpR family DNA-binding transcription regulator, giving the protein MYAEERQQEILRRARAAGRVDVVTLAADLDVTTETIRRDLTSLERAGVLRRVHGGAIPVERLGFEPALAARDELMTAEKERIAKAALAELPEDGSVIIDAGTTTGRLVQELPADRELTVVVNSPPLATVLAARPNLHVIMLGGRLRGKTLATVDDWALRPLAHLNVDVAFMGTNGCSPTRGLTTPDPAEAAIKRAMVKAAQRSVLLADHTKFSNTYLSTFAELSEIDVVISDTGLDVTLAADVAAAGPEVIRA; this is encoded by the coding sequence ATGTACGCGGAGGAGCGGCAGCAGGAGATCCTGCGGAGAGCGCGTGCCGCGGGCCGCGTCGACGTGGTGACGCTGGCCGCCGATCTCGACGTGACCACCGAGACGATCCGCCGCGACCTGACGTCGCTGGAGCGGGCGGGCGTGCTGCGCCGGGTGCACGGCGGCGCGATCCCCGTGGAGCGGCTGGGGTTCGAGCCCGCGCTGGCCGCCCGCGACGAGCTGATGACGGCCGAGAAGGAGCGCATCGCCAAGGCGGCGCTGGCCGAGCTGCCCGAGGACGGATCGGTGATCATCGATGCGGGCACCACGACGGGCCGGCTGGTCCAGGAGTTGCCCGCCGACCGCGAGCTCACCGTCGTGGTGAACTCGCCGCCGCTGGCCACGGTCCTGGCCGCCCGGCCCAATCTGCACGTGATCATGCTGGGCGGCCGGCTGCGCGGCAAGACGCTCGCCACGGTCGACGACTGGGCGCTGCGCCCGCTGGCGCACCTCAACGTGGACGTGGCGTTCATGGGCACCAACGGCTGCTCGCCCACCCGGGGGCTGACCACGCCGGACCCGGCCGAGGCGGCGATCAAGCGGGCCATGGTCAAGGCCGCGCAGCGCAGCGTGCTGCTGGCCGACCACACGAAGTTCTCCAACACCTACCTGTCCACGTTCGCCGAGCTGAGCGAGATCGACGTGGTGATCAGCGACACCGGGCTCGACGTCACGCTCGCCGCCGACGTGGCGGCGGCGGGGCCGGAGGTGATCAGGGCGTGA